atccaaaattttcttgtctgaccagctattgaccaatttaccgaccaacgttggttggtattttgtttaaaaaaaatgtaaatattttttttcccagTTTGCGTCCAACCTGGACGGTTTTTGGTCgcattttttgaccgaccaacgttggtcggaaatagttggtcggtttttagcagatttttagtagtgaTTCCCTGTCGGTGTTGATTGAGCATTTGGAGGTGTTGCTGATGATGTAGCATCAGATCCAAAagagactgtcactatacaaaaattatacaaaatagactgtcactatgtaatttatatacaatagactgtcactatacaaaatatatacaaaaatagaccatcattatacaaaaaatatacaaaatagactgtcactataaaatatatacaaaatagactgtcactatacaatttatatacaatagactgtcaccatataaaatatatactaaatagactgtcactatataaaaaatatacaaaatagatatttcgggctattagatgtaatatgtttgggccggAGGGTCATTTTGTGTTAATGGGCAAAAACATgtgctattaaaattttgaggggctatagagggTAGTTTTCTCCAAAATATTTGCTAATTCGTATTGTATGTTGTCACTTGGTGCCATTTTCTCTAATTTTTCTAAGAATTATATTTGCACGCCTTTTCAAAATAGGAACAAATTCTAAATAGTAGACTAAAAAGGATATTTGCGtaaatcggccaccacattagatGGGGTTCTAGGAAAAAAGGAAATAtatcaaattaatcaaagaaCTGAACGACATTATAAACCAAATAAGCTTATATAGTCTAGGGGAATGAATTTCGTACAAACACGAATAATGAACGGCAATTAAGCAAATTATGTACCATTCCTTCCCAATTTTTAAGACGTCTTAGACTCTGTGGGCAGTCAATTACTATCATAGAAAATGAAACAATGGAAGTACTAATATATATTTAAGAGATTTAAACATCTATCAACAACTTAAGATTAGAGCATTAAGCATTGATATCAATCAACTACCAAATAGTCAACAACTCACAGAGAATTGTGGCTGAAGATTCTATTTAGGAACTTAGTCTAATTGGTATGATCGAGATTATATGAAAAAGgacatttaaaaaataaaaaagtagatAAAGAAGTCAATAGAGAAGCATGTAAAGACATTACCCTGAGTTGTTTGGATTCAATAAAATAATAACGTCCTTACAATGTATGATTGATTAAACATTAGGCAAAAAAAGTTGTCTTATATTTTCTTTAGGATGTATTGTTGATATCTCAATATTTACACGAGTAAGTTAAGGACATTTTAGTAAACGTAAACAAAAAAATGCTATAACAAGAAATACAAATAATCCAACCATTGACAcaacaaaccaatataatacaaTAAAATTAAGGTACAAAAATGATACATTATATATGAAACAATGAgaaacaacaatataataaagacaTGCTCTATAAATTCTGAACTACAAAGTGATTCttgcaacaaaaaaaatatatatttgttcTTTGGATATGTTATTTGGATATGTTACTTAGTGTATAGTGATTGAATAAATTCCTCGATATTCTTGTTAGAACTTCCTCCTTCATTTATTGCTTCTTTAGCCAATTGTTTCCATTTAATTGCATTCTCTTTTAGCATTACACCTTTTCCCCCCTCCATAATTTCCTTTATAGAACTTGCTATTACTTCTCTAGTAATTATACCATCTTTTCCAGCCTTAACTCGAATTCCAGTTTGCCATATATCCATAATAAACTTAACATTAGTTGGTTCATCTGCCCATTGGGGCATACCAACCATTGGCACTCCCAAACTTAACGATTCGAGCGTCGAATTCCATCCACAATGAGTAAAAAAACATCCAACTGATTTATGAGCCAAGACATCAAGCTGAGCACACCAATTCACTATTAGTCCTTTTTTTGATAACTTGGACATGAATTCTTTTGGAAGTTTGTGCACTTCTGAAGTTCTAACAATCCATAGAAAGTAGCAGTTGGTCATTAGTAATCCTGATGCTAGTTCCTTCATTTGTTTTTCTCCTAAACTGGCCAAACTACCAAATGATACATAAATAACTGAGCCAATTTCTCTCAAGTCTAGCCATTTTATACAAGTTTCACCACTAGGACTCAAACCATTTTCTTTGACATCTTTTAGTTGCTTGTCAAGATACATTGTTAGAAAAGTTGGTCCGATGGTTTTGATTGAATATTGGGTCCTTAACCAGTTGATCACCTGTACAAATTCAGCAATAACATATTAAGTGTTCATAATTCGATCATAAATAGAAAAAGTAAGGAAACCAAACCAGCTAACATGCTTGCATGTCAAATATTGTGTTGAACAAAAAGTACGTAATCTTGTTGAGAGATATAGTGTTTGTtgaagtgtgtgtatatatatatatatatatatataatcatctcatCTAACCATTTAGATAAGAAGGTTACACACATCCAACATGGTAGCAGAGTAGGTCCTAAGTTTATGAGTTCGAGTCTCATCGTCATCCATTAGTAAAAAGAATTTCTACGTGTTTGgctaataataaaaaaatcatgAAGCCCACACGTGAAAAGGGGCGTATTGAGacatgattaaataaataaaagtatgcTCTTTCAAATAGTTTAaccttttagatgagatggttaCACACATGGGCAAAACTATGTACGGCCAAGAGTAGTCAACTAAATATCCTTCGTCgaaatattatactatatatagggtaaaatattacctgtatttgattaaaaaaataGACTTTGAGCAACCCTTTCATAGTCCACTAGCAAATAGTGTTCAAAATTTGAATAcccttattgaatttcttaaCTTCGCCACTTATTCACACACATCCAACATACAATTCATAATATACGTACCTCGTTTTCTAACACGTCAAAAGTGTTGAACAAAAGCCAATCTGCTTTTTTCAAATTGATAGTCAGGCCGAAGAAAAGTCTTGCAATAGTTGGATGTAAATCACGATGTTGGTATACAAAAGAAGGCAAATCTTCCTTTTCCAACAAGGGAAGTGAAGGCAACGATAAAGTTGAACCATCTAAAGGAATTTTACTTGTTTCTGGATGCATATGATAATATATAGCAGAAGGAGCACAAGGTATTGGAGAAAATGCAGCCACTTTTAGGCCTAGTTGGTGTGCTAAGTCAATTATCCAAGAGGCAAGTGAATCAAAAATGAGAACTTTAACATCTGAAAATTTCTCAACAATAGCTCTAAAGTTGTTAGTAATTTGTACTTGGTACCATTCAAGAAGATCATCAATGTTTCCATTTGGTGGCGATTCGTCGTGTGGAATGGACTCAATGTTGATTAATGAGCCATTACAGTCCGATAACATGGACATGCAAACGAAATCTAACGTGAAAATGGTCACGTTAACTCTTCTTGATACCAAACACTTGGAAAAATGAACCATTGGGTTTATGTGACCTTGTAAAGGGGAAGGGAGAGCTAAAACATGAATCTTTTTGTTGCTAATTTCGTCCATTTCCTCTCAGTTTACTCTTAATTAGCTCTCCTCTGCAGCTTAATTTTAAACTTATATCAAAGTAGCTTGATAGTagacaagaataaaaagaaacaattcaagccattatatatatatatatatatatatatatatatatatatatatatatatatatatatatatatatatatatatatatatatatatatatatatatatgaaactgCCTTTAAGCTACATATTGTGTCCTTTAACATTTTTGCATATAAGTACAGTCAAGGAAAATGTGTTAATCAAACATATgtattctataaaaaaaaatactttgtaTCACTTTCAATTAAGTCACTTTTAATTGACTAATTTTTCTACTTCAAGTTTTCAACACGTTGTAGCTGGCTGTGAAGTAGTGCAGTTACACGTCGTTTGATTCCTTGGCAAAAGTCATGAAATAATGTTTAATGGGTGGTCGCACGATTTTACAATACTTCCCCCGCTTCAATTTTGTTTGATTAGGCACAATAgttaaaagaaaagattttttttaaagaacAAATTGTGATCTAAAATAAATAATAGAAATTTATTTGCCTATAAATCAAGCGTGAGAAGATTAAAGTTAACTTGTTTCTACtataaaaatatgttattatttttagactaactaaaaaaaatatcaaatatcaaataaattgGGACCGTAGAATAATATTTAATGGATGGTGGcactattttatattttttggcgGTTGGATAGAACGAACTCACGAAGAGTCTGATTATCAAGGACCAAGGAAGCTACACCCCAACacaaaatagaaaataaagaCGCAAAATGGGCAAGTCGTGTTAGTATAAAACATAATgtgataatttaatattaaacTCTAGCTCGTGTCAACTTAAAAAATCTCAAGGTATGATTTTGTGGCATTTCCATTAATGAGTAGATTATTGCATTCCCATGTGAGAAAGGAGTAGAGACGCTTACGTAggcaaaagaggaagaaagagaAAAGTCAAAAGAGACACAATATAACGTGGCAGTAGTTGGACTCGGTCTGTAATGTAACGTAGGACTTATTATCTGATATTACAGGTTGTATGCGtgtcaaatattatatttataaaatttcaaGTGATATAAGTGCTGGAGTTATCGTTGCTAGAATTCGAAAGAatgttatttctatatttattaCTACTCTTTAGTTTTAacattttcattttattcttttattcttAATAACATTTCATGTTATAGAAATGACGTGATTATATTTAAGACCGCGAGATTCAAAAAATTTCTTTATGATAAACTATACATTTATCTAtacactatattaaaagcacgaaggtccttAGCGACATGTCATTcgtcttttttatcctttaaaattcgatttcacattagacaaaatagttatttatattatttatctAATCTTTAGGACTTTGATAtcaattaaattttaattattatatctttccttattgaattagatcctaatatttaggagtttaaaTTCAATTGAcaattgatcacgcccaactctagtcctaaaaaggataatcgtttgctgcaaatataatctggtctaagagtccggagtcgaatcccacagagaactaagggtTCGCTATAATTGTTaagtatcactaagaagacaatttcaaacaattcctaagttataaatataaagattcttatgttaaactaattaactaacaagtTAAAGTATTGAATTAACAACTAGAGATACTAggggttggagaaaagattaaggaggccTAGAGTTACGATTTTCCCAaatgtcggaatccttcccgctacgtcttCTATCATTTCgtctaagtattctctaccgatcgtgagtactttgggtgTCATAGTTCTCTCTCGAGTAACTACCATAACTTACAAGACGTATTTTCTTGAACTACACTAGCTGGCACTAGTTTACCGCTCACTACGATTACACCAAGATTTCGTTATCTCTAGTCCCGCCTTTAAACcttccgtattgatctctcacatacgttaggagtgatgttgttcaataactacctaaatgtgtactctctctcgagcaatagGCACAAccaattgatggccattcaatcaacaacaataaacacctAGTTGGACAAGTAGAGAAATTCaacgactcaattatataaaaacgtcATAAGAATTTATTCTACAAAAgattccatcaaaccctagataaaaaaattagctattcataatagtatgcaaaactacaatactggaattcataaccaataatgaaaataggaagaagaaagtgaaaaactcataaaagaattctccgccttgctcctagcgtgttcttgcctccttgggTCGAATCCCCTCTCCAAAAATGTCTCTCCTTTAGGCCGAATCTGCTCTAAATACATCCTCCCTTCTTAGACATgtttagggagtatttataggctAGGGTTGTAGTCCTTGAATCCAAATCCGGGTTGAAGTCTTTTATCCCGCGACTTTTAATTACCGAGCTATAGACCTCGCGAGGCCAGGCTTATAGCGCGGTCAGCCTGGCTACAGAGCTGGCTACGCCCGGCCTGTAGCGCGGTCAAGCTGGCTATACTTGGCCTGTAGCACGGTTTGGGTACTTGGTatttttgtgctcttttcttACATTTTCGTCCTATTTTGTGCAACTTTCATTCGGCTCTTTTTTCCGATGCTCCTATGCATAAAACAACATAATTTAGCTCAAATGTCACACAATTAATCACTAAACCAACAAACTTTAGGGCGACTAATGTACTAAAAATATATCATTTtggccaaacatcactaccccacacttaaacgttgcttgTCCTCGAGTCAACCACCAATTCACACTAACCTTGAGCATTTTTGTTTTAGCACATCTGAAGCACACCATCCCTATGactatggttgatagcaacaaaTAAACTTTAGCATATGCCTTCAACACACATTTCCCTTTACTTTATGCCATACTTCAAAATTTTATTCAACAACTAGAAAATATGCTTATAACAATCCTAGCCGGccgactcaatatcacaatgcatTCATGGCTTGAACACTTAACATCATAGAGAAATCTAATAACGTCACCTATCCCTTgcgaaatcatgtgccctcacaacaagaataagagagtaagttgaatccacacattcgaatcaaatgctcaaatatattttaaggactcagaTAAATCAACGAAGAAGCCACATGCATGCACAAAGTACCATGGGCTTGCCCATtatataaatctctactaatgtaggcttgaTCGATCTAAAATCATTTAGGACTTTTTATGATTGTAATATGGGCTAAAGGACGAGTAGGATAAATTTAGGAATAGCGACTAACCCTCCTAaccactttaacacatcacaaaaTTAGTTTTAAGCGCATTTTTCTTCAACCCAACtgcaatttcacaaacaatatcacccccaaaaTATTTACTCTTTCATTAAgaactactttaattcatacccccTAGCAAGGACAAGATATGCTTATTTTTCTTTgctacattttttttctttcttttcactaACCTTTTTTTTTCCTCTACCATTCTTGCTAGTGGTGTAATCCTTACAATACAATTGcacctttctttctttcattggtttcACTTAAAAGCCACACAAGTTCCCTCCTAACTTCCTCTAGCGctcattttacaattaaagtgctttaagaggtaaaagggtcaaaataataacaattaagaacaaaagggtataggcttgtaatgtggttgccaaataaaagtttataggctcaaaaggttgactagggataatttTTATTTGTGGTAAgcattaagctcaaaaagatcaaagaaagcctaaaatcatttttcaaaccgagcaaaaCATAAAATTTCGCTTGAACTCACATgccaggcaagttctagactcagtTATAACGACATGGACTACACAAGAAGATCTcatcacacatggcacatgattcACTAAGGACAGTTCCATTCTGATTCTCAAGCaattgcaagtattcacggagccacaaaTTATTAAGCATTTTGCACAAAGTGAACACGATCCATGAAAATGCGACATAGGCATCAATAGACATGCTATCTAGCTCAACAAGGCATCATAAGCAACTTCAAACCATAGGAAAGGTGATACACATGCtagagcctaaatatgctactatcaaacaagtcaaaagggCGCCTAGAAATTTTATCTTCCTTCTTTTATTCCTTAAATCATATTCTactctaaaaaaaaaaactatgacccggttcaaactacatcacatggaaaagaaccgaggcacaaagaaaaatcagggggatttttactacctacaaaaattaaagaaatatattttggattttttttaattttttgtgtgtgtttttggtcggactttaaaccctcaagaaaattgtctaggatatccatcgtcgggaacaGTCCaatctttttccatttttctaaaaaagcattattcaattaaactaacacaactaaaatagcatagaaagtcgcCCAGACAAATCTCtttaccccacacttaaaattttgcattgtccccaatgcacactaTACTAATAAGAGGGTATAAGAAACTCCTTGGTAGACTAAAagccgaagcactagcagctaatggggtactcagacttctcccggGCATGGTCCTTCGTGcaggtacctcacacttagttccaaccatccgatttgctgttgcatccttccaatagctttgctttccatgctcctagaaaatcaaaaattgatactacaaaaataatacataaaaaaaataattaaaaaaattaaaaataaaagaaagtagtaaagttgggttgcctcccaacaagtacCTGATTTAATATCGTGGCATGAcgcaaattattttttttcctccacctcgagcttatgaattgaaccccaagtttGCTTCAAGATTATGATTATGCTCCTGGGGTGGTCGAACGAATCTAACTGGCCTAAggaaataatgtagtattctgcacttcttggcctttagatgaggtaTGTAATCCCGATTTTCTAgcaagaagaattccagaatgaaggcaccttgttcctcattccttgactcctcaagtggctcggatgactatttctatatcatcatccaaacacattgtgggaaaaatacttggagtatagaccaatgcgctcaactacatgaacTTTGGGACTGTCAACATCCTCAACACCAATGACagtagagtcaactaaatatatattttcagtGTCCTCGATTGACACTAGTATTACATCTtcaacatcggcatcctcaaattctagttggaTATATTGTTGATGTTCTACTCTGATCTCCTCCGTTAACACCTCAAT
This DNA window, taken from Nicotiana tabacum cultivar K326 chromosome 15, ASM71507v2, whole genome shotgun sequence, encodes the following:
- the LOC107807781 gene encoding UDP glycosyltransferase 9-like; this translates as MDEISNKKIHVLALPSPLQGHINPMVHFSKCLVSRRVNVTIFTLDFVCMSMLSDCNGSLINIESIPHDESPPNGNIDDLLEWYQVQITNNFRAIVEKFSDVKVLIFDSLASWIIDLAHQLGLKVAAFSPIPCAPSAIYYHMHPETSKIPLDGSTLSLPSLPLLEKEDLPSFVYQHRDLHPTIARLFFGLTINLKKADWLLFNTFDVLENEVINWLRTQYSIKTIGPTFLTMYLDKQLKDVKENGLSPSGETCIKWLDLREIGSVIYVSFGSLASLGEKQMKELASGLLMTNCYFLWIVRTSEVHKLPKEFMSKLSKKGLIVNWCAQLDVLAHKSVGCFFTHCGWNSTLESLSLGVPMVGMPQWADEPTNVKFIMDIWQTGIRVKAGKDGIITREVIASSIKEIMEGGKGVMLKENAIKWKQLAKEAINEGGSSNKNIEEFIQSLYTK